In Rhodopirellula bahusiensis, the DNA window ATGACCCACGTAGCCGTGGCCGCCGTTGTAGACGTGACCACCGCCGTGATGCACGTCAGCAGCGCTCGCTTCGGCAGATGGAATCAGGAATGTCAGGGCGGCACCCGCGAAGGCGATCATCAAAAAGCGTTTCATGGTTCAAATCCGTTAGGAGGAGAGGGGAGGGAACGCTTGTTTGATAACGCAGGTGGCGTGCCAAAGCGTGATACCTCGCTAAAACACGGTCTTTATGCGTTTTTCGGCAGAACCAACCTGACGAAGTGTATTCAATGTGATCTACGAGTGCCGTCATTTTGGTGTCATCCTTTCGCGTCTTTGTGCCCAAGGGTGGTGATCCGATGAGCGGACAAGGCAATGTTCGGCGGGCGCGAAGCGGACGGATGCTCCATGGAATCGTGGTGTGTCTAACCGTCACGATGGTTCTCGCTACGGCGCTGACTAGTCCCCTGTGCCATTGCCGGTGTGATGACATACCAGTTGCCGCTACAGGATGTTGCCAATCCACTTTGACCGCGACGTGCTGCGGTTGCCACTGCCTGACGTCGACGACGGTGAATGTTGAGAGGTCGACACCTTGCGTCCCATGTTCCTGCTGTCACAACAGTTCGCCCGTTTATGCAGAGTCCGTCGCATCGCTGAGACCAGTTGAGCCACCAGCGCAATACTTTCGTTTGCCGCCCAGGCAACGCGTGACAGTTGTCTTGTCTCGCCAACCGAAGCAACGCAATGCGTTCCGGTTTGAAACATCCCCGAAGCTGTGTTCGCGGCTGTGTCGTTTTTTGATCTGAGTGACCCGCTCGATTGAGAAACTCGTCACGTCGCCCGGAATTGATTCCGGCATCACAACATTCACGGCGGAATGGTCCCGCCAACGCTTCAAGGATTTTCAAACCATGTTGGTACTTTCCAGAAAAATCGGTCAGTCGATCTGTTTGCCCGGTTCCGATACAACAATCACCATCGCTAAAGCGACTCGCAATCGCGTGAGTTTAGCGATCGACGCCCCTCGCGAGATTGCGGTTTCGCGAGGCGAGCTTTCGTCGCCCGACGATGAAGATACGGTCGTCGAAGAAGACATCGCCACTTTATGGCGCCCGAAGCCCAAGTCGCGTGCAGCGCAGACCGCTCCAACGCGTGCATGCACGCCTGAACCTGCGAATATCCTGGTGGCCATCACCAATGCCGATGAGCGCCGTCGCTATGCCGACGCCTTTCGCTCGGCGGGTTACCGTGCAAGCGAGGCGACCGATGGATTGTCATGTTTGTCAGCACTTCGATCGGACCTGTTCGACATGTTGGTCATCGACCAACACTTGATATGGGGCAGCGGAGACGGGGTCATTGAGGTCATGCACCACGACACGTCGATGGAGCAGATTCCCGTGGTGCTGCTGAATTTTCCTTCGCCAAACGAATCAACTGGGCGTGACCCCAACGGCCAGCGAGAGTTGCGTTGCGACGAGGTTGTTTACATCGTGCAACGACGTCTTGCTGGAAGCGTTTGATGACTGACAACACGACCAAAGATCGCCGCCGCTCTTATCCGACGGTGACGCTGTTGTTGTTGGCTGTCAACGTGCCGCTGGCCGTTCTCGTCGCACTCCTGCTGGTGACTGATTACCGGCGGGAGATGCGGCGTGCGACGGATGCCCGGAGCATCACGCTTAGTGATGAAGCAAGCGTGATTGGCAACGCGTTGTTGCGTTTAAGTGAACCCGATGACGCCGTAGCCATCACGACGTTTCTTGAAAGCACTTGCGCAGAAACCGCTGGACCGAATACGCCGGGACACTGGATCGACGTGCGGTGGAATGGCAAGCGACTGCACACCCATACTGGCCCTGACAGCGAACAGAATACTGCCCCGGAGATCGGTCGGGTACAAGACGCGATCGTCGGTCGATTCTCGTCTGGTGACTTGCGAGTTGCTGTAACCGAACGGGCCGCTGAGATTCGACGCAGTGCGAGAGGGGAAACACTCATGCACCTCAGCGGCATCCTGGGGCTGGCATCACTCGCGGCCATCATCGTTGATGTCGTCTTGGTCCGGCTAATCGCCAACCCCACAAAGCGACTGACCGAAACGGTTGAGCAACTCCAGTCAATCCAATTCGAGATGGAACCGCTTTCGTTTCGCAGCCGTGAACTGAACGACCTGAGTTTTCAGATTGCCCAGATGGCGGAATCGCTGCGCCATGCGGAAGCCGACCGAAGCGGTGCGATGAGACGTGCTCGTGACATTCAAAACCACCTGCTGCCGCGGCGTATTTGTGTTCCCGGGCTAGCGTTCGCAACTCATTTCCAGCCGGCCGAAGATGTTGCCGGCGATATCTACGGGGTGATGCCGATGCGAGACAAGTCGTGGTTGATCTACATCGCGGATTTGGTCGGCCACGGCATTCCCGCTGCGATCAGCGCGGCGGTTTTGAAGATGGTTATCGACTCGGCCGCCAATGGGACGACCGACCCGGGCCACATCATGAATCGCGTCAATCGGATACTGCCGCGATACCTCTCTGACAGTGAATTTGCGACCGCGGCAATCCTGCGCTGGAATCCTGAAAAGGCTGAACTGTCTTGCGCCAGTGCGGGGCATGAACCGATTTTGCTGAGGACGCAGCAACGTTTGGTCACACTCAGCGCGACTGGCATTCCGCTGGGCATCGACCCTTCGGCTTGTTGGACAACGAGCCATCACAACTTGGTTCCCGGCGACCGACTGCTCTTGGCCACCGACGGGGTTGCGGAAACGCACAGCCCCGAAGACCGACAGTTCGGCCGATCACGACTGGCGGAAATGTTTAGCAACAGCCACTCGCGTGACATCGAAGACTTTGCCGCTCATTTGGATTTGGAAATTGCGTTACATCGAGCCACCGCGCCGATTGAGGACGATGTCACCTTCTTGATCGCCGAATGCCGCCGCATCGACGCAAACCAGCAACATTGTCCGGAGAAGACTCAGACATGAAGGAACAACTGCATCAAAAGGTAGAACGAATCGTCCATCGGTTTGGTTTCGCAAACGTCCGCGTTTCCAACGGCAAGGCAGGACAAATCACGTTGTCCGGTAATGTTGGCGACATCAACGACCGCGCGCTGCTGGTCGCGGTCGCCCGCACGACGCCCGGCGTCCGGGACGTTCGTAGCGAGATAACAGTAACTAAGTAGCGAAGATCATCGTAAAGGAGAAAACCATGTTTAAGAAAATGCTGTACACGACGGACTTTTCAGACGATTCACGCCGCGCTTTGGCGTTAGCCAGTGCGCTCGCGGCAAAGCATCAAGCCAAACTAATCATTGTTCATGTCGCCGAAACGACCGTGCCTGTCACTGTCCTGCCACCGGCCGGCGCTACGGCGGCATTGCCACCCGTTGTTCCAACTCAAGACGAGCTTTTAGAAAAACTCAGTGAATTTGTACCAGATGACCCAATCGTGGCTTACGAACACGCACTGCTTCGCGGTGTCGCCGGTGAAGAAATTGTCGCCTTTGGAAGAGACACTGCGATTGATCTGATCGTGATGTCGACCCACGGCCGCAGCGGACTCGAGCGATTCCTGCTTGGCAGCGTGGCGGAATATGTCGTTCGTCACGCAAGTTGCCCCGTGCTGACTTGCAATGCAGAGGTTCAATGATCCACCGCAACTGCGATCGAATCGTTGTCCGTTCACTGGCCACTGTGTTTGCATGCCTGTGTGTCCTCGGCGTCTACGGCATCGCCAGCGGCCAACAACCGCGAACCACGTCGCAATTGCCGGTGGTCGACTCGAATGCGAACGAAATCAAGGAATCCCGTGTCCATGAACCGGCGGAGCACGAGCTTCCATTTTCACCGATCATTCTTGAGTTGGGGGTCGTGATTGTCGTAGCCGCGACCGGACGCTGGGTTGCTGAACGAGTTGGTCAGTCCCCGGTACTGGGAGAACTGGTAGTAGGAATTGTTTTGGGAAACATTGGCGTCTGGCTGAGCATTCCTTTCTTTGTTCTTGTGATGAATCTGGGAGACGCCATCACATTGTTGAACGAAGTCTGGCTGAGTGGCGAGTCGGTTCAAGCGGCTGCGAATCACCTCTTTGCCGTGAATGCTGCGGACCAGCGCGGCGGTACGAGCCGTTTACTGGAAATCATGACTGGGCCAGAAGGTCCACGCTATGTCGCGATGGGATTTGCGATTTGGTTGTTTTCGGAGTTGGGCGTCCTGTTGCTTTTGTTTTTGGTGGGACTGGAATCACAAGTCAACGAGTTGATGCAAGTCGGCGGCCGCGCCCTGTCGGTAGCCGTCGCTGGCGTCGTTGCGCCGTTCGTGTTTGGCTATTTTGTGAGTCAGTGGCTTCTACCAACGGCGGAAATGTCCGTTCATTTGTTTCTTGCGGCGACTCTTTGTGCCACCAGTGTCGGCATCACGGCACGCGTCTTCCGTGACTCCGGGAAGTTGCAGTCACGCGAGGCGAAGGTCATCCTCGGAGCCGCGGTCATCGACGACATACTCGGTTTGATCATTTTGACGGTCGTTGTCGGAATCGCTACGACCGGGAAATTCAGCTTGTGGAAGGTCAGCCAAGTCAGCATTCTGTCATTTGTGTTTCTCGCAGCCACCATTCTATTCGGCGGGAAGCTTGTCGGATGGATGATTCCACGCTTCACCGCAATGGGCGAACGACAAATTAAATTGCTCTTCCCACTGTCGCTGGCGTTTTTCATGTCGTGGATAGCAAACGCAATCGAACTCGCTCCGATCGTCGGCGCCTTCGCAGCGGGTTTGATTTTACGGGAAGATCAGTTTCGCTCCGATTCACGTCACACCATAGAAGACTTGGTTTCACCACTGGAAAAACTGTTCGCGCCGGTTTTCTTCGTCTTGATGGGGATGCAGGTCGATGTTCGGTCGATGACATCGCCCTCGACGCTGTGGTTGGCATTGATCCTCAGTGTGATTGCGATCGCCGGAAAACTAATCTGCGGCGTCGTGGCCGGACGTGGGATCAATCGTTGGGCGGTCGGAATCGGAATGATTCCCAGAGGCGAGGTGGGGTTGATTTTCGCCAGTATCGGCAAGGGACTTGGCGTCGTTAGCGGCTCAACGTTTTCAGCGATTGTGGCAATGGTGATCGCCACCACCGTAGTAACACCAATCTTCCTTAAATGGTCGCTTGCTAAAACAAACGATGACCATCACGACGAGTCGGCTCATGACGAGAAAACGGAACATCGCGATCAAGCCACCCAAGAAACGATGTGAATCCCACGACGTTGTCGACGCATTTGCTGACATTCGCTGTTTTCCAAGAACTCACAAGAAATCCAATACGATGCATACAACCAACCAGTCAAAGAAACATTTTGCCCCTTCGATTCTCTGCATGTTTTGTTTGCTTTTAACCTCCCATCTGGGCGCGGTAGAGCCGATGCCGCTGGACAGTGAAGTCGAGCGACTGTCCGCGAATCAACTTTCCCGTGTTGTTCGCGAGTTGGTCACGGAAGCATCACCGGGAATTGTGACGGTTTATGCTTTGCGCGGTCCACGCATGACTCCTGCGTGGCGGCTGCGAGAAGCGACCAAGCAACTGCGGAAACACCCCGAGTATTCTCATCAGCACGCCTCGCCTTCGTTCGAGTCGCCCGACGATCAAGGCTCCGGTCTTGTGATGGATACCGAAGGCTATGTGTTGACGTGTAACCATGTTGTCGAAGGTGCCAACGCGGTCTTTGTGCGAACCGCGGATGGTCGCAAAATTCACGCCACGAAGGTTGTCGGCGACCCGGTGACCGATCTAGCCGTGATTCAACTCGGCGACACCGATCAGTTGACACCCGTTCGCTTCGGCGACTCCGATCGTCTTCGTGTCGGAGATTGGGTCGTCTCGTTGGCTTCGCCCTATGATCTCCAGCAATCAGTCAGTGTGGGCATTGTGAGTTCGACGAATCGGTGGCTATCGAGTTCTCCAGTACCGATGATCCAGAATGATGCGTCAACGAACCCGGGAAGCTCGGGCGGGGCTTTGTTGAACCTTCGCGGCGAAGTCGTCGGCATCATGGAAGGTTGCCTGAGTACAACGCGAGAGTTCCAAGGAATCGGACTCGCGACGCCCGTGAACGTCGCGCGAGAGATCGCCAACGAACTGAAGAGCCGTGGCTTTATCCAGAGAGGCCATTTCGGCTTTGATACTCAGCCCTTGTCCGCTGACATGGCAACGCTGCTCGAGTTGTCGGCTGATGCTGGCATCTATGTAAAGCATGTTTATCCCGGTTCCCCCGCCAACGTCGCCGGATTGCGAGTGGGCGATATCATTGTCAGTTTTGATGACAAAGAGATTGACCAATCATTCGACCCACAGACATTCACCGCTGATTCCACGCCCGGCAAGCGACATCATTTTGAAGTAGTTCGTGATGGTAAAACCATTCAAATCAAAGCGGTGATGCAACAGGAGCAGCCCTCTATCGACGAACCCAGAATCCCGATCGACGCTGCGGCAGAGGATACATTTGAGCACTTTGACAAAGCATTCGGGCTTGGACTGGCAAACCTCAGTGAAGAACTGATTCAGGAATTGAATCTACTGCCGAATACCCATGGCGTCTTAATCACCTACGTTGCGATGGAAAGCGCTGCTTACCGTGAAGGCTTGGCGGCGGGCATGGGAATTGCCCGCGTGAACGATCATGCCATTACCAACCTCGAAGAATACCGTGATCGCATGTCCAA includes these proteins:
- a CDS encoding cation:proton antiporter, whose translation is MIHRNCDRIVVRSLATVFACLCVLGVYGIASGQQPRTTSQLPVVDSNANEIKESRVHEPAEHELPFSPIILELGVVIVVAATGRWVAERVGQSPVLGELVVGIVLGNIGVWLSIPFFVLVMNLGDAITLLNEVWLSGESVQAAANHLFAVNAADQRGGTSRLLEIMTGPEGPRYVAMGFAIWLFSELGVLLLLFLVGLESQVNELMQVGGRALSVAVAGVVAPFVFGYFVSQWLLPTAEMSVHLFLAATLCATSVGITARVFRDSGKLQSREAKVILGAAVIDDILGLIILTVVVGIATTGKFSLWKVSQVSILSFVFLAATILFGGKLVGWMIPRFTAMGERQIKLLFPLSLAFFMSWIANAIELAPIVGAFAAGLILREDQFRSDSRHTIEDLVSPLEKLFAPVFFVLMGMQVDVRSMTSPSTLWLALILSVIAIAGKLICGVVAGRGINRWAVGIGMIPRGEVGLIFASIGKGLGVVSGSTFSAIVAMVIATTVVTPIFLKWSLAKTNDDHHDESAHDEKTEHRDQATQETM
- a CDS encoding trypsin-like peptidase domain-containing protein; amino-acid sequence: MFCLLLTSHLGAVEPMPLDSEVERLSANQLSRVVRELVTEASPGIVTVYALRGPRMTPAWRLREATKQLRKHPEYSHQHASPSFESPDDQGSGLVMDTEGYVLTCNHVVEGANAVFVRTADGRKIHATKVVGDPVTDLAVIQLGDTDQLTPVRFGDSDRLRVGDWVVSLASPYDLQQSVSVGIVSSTNRWLSSSPVPMIQNDASTNPGSSGGALLNLRGEVVGIMEGCLSTTREFQGIGLATPVNVAREIANELKSRGFIQRGHFGFDTQPLSADMATLLELSADAGIYVKHVYPGSPANVAGLRVGDIIVSFDDKEIDQSFDPQTFTADSTPGKRHHFEVVRDGKTIQIKAVMQQEQPSIDEPRIPIDAAAEDTFEHFDKAFGLGLANLSEELIQELNLLPNTHGVLITYVAMESAAYREGLAAGMGIARVNDHAITNLEEYRDRMSKPRLPNRALFLIQTGTDTHLVLLNNEKDE
- a CDS encoding universal stress protein, with product MFKKMLYTTDFSDDSRRALALASALAAKHQAKLIIVHVAETTVPVTVLPPAGATAALPPVVPTQDELLEKLSEFVPDDPIVAYEHALLRGVAGEEIVAFGRDTAIDLIVMSTHGRSGLERFLLGSVAEYVVRHASCPVLTCNAEVQ
- a CDS encoding PP2C family protein-serine/threonine phosphatase, which gives rise to MTDNTTKDRRRSYPTVTLLLLAVNVPLAVLVALLLVTDYRREMRRATDARSITLSDEASVIGNALLRLSEPDDAVAITTFLESTCAETAGPNTPGHWIDVRWNGKRLHTHTGPDSEQNTAPEIGRVQDAIVGRFSSGDLRVAVTERAAEIRRSARGETLMHLSGILGLASLAAIIVDVVLVRLIANPTKRLTETVEQLQSIQFEMEPLSFRSRELNDLSFQIAQMAESLRHAEADRSGAMRRARDIQNHLLPRRICVPGLAFATHFQPAEDVAGDIYGVMPMRDKSWLIYIADLVGHGIPAAISAAVLKMVIDSAANGTTDPGHIMNRVNRILPRYLSDSEFATAAILRWNPEKAELSCASAGHEPILLRTQQRLVTLSATGIPLGIDPSACWTTSHHNLVPGDRLLLATDGVAETHSPEDRQFGRSRLAEMFSNSHSRDIEDFAAHLDLEIALHRATAPIEDDVTFLIAECRRIDANQQHCPEKTQT
- a CDS encoding carbon storage regulator, with the translated sequence MLVLSRKIGQSICLPGSDTTITIAKATRNRVSLAIDAPREIAVSRGELSSPDDEDTVVEEDIATLWRPKPKSRAAQTAPTRACTPEPANILVAITNADERRRYADAFRSAGYRASEATDGLSCLSALRSDLFDMLVIDQHLIWGSGDGVIEVMHHDTSMEQIPVVLLNFPSPNESTGRDPNGQRELRCDEVVYIVQRRLAGSV
- a CDS encoding BON domain-containing protein; the encoded protein is MKEQLHQKVERIVHRFGFANVRVSNGKAGQITLSGNVGDINDRALLVAVARTTPGVRDVRSEITVTK